In Rahnella variigena, one DNA window encodes the following:
- the mglA gene encoding galactose/methyl galactoside ABC transporter ATP-binding protein MglA has translation MADISLSDTKTEKPGEFLLEMSGINKSFPGVKALDNVNLKVRPHSIHALMGENGAGKSTLLKCLFGIYSKDSGTILFQGQEVNFKSSKEALEQGVSMVHQELNLVLQRTVMDNMWLGRYPTKGIFVDQDKMYKDTKAIFDELDIDIDPRDKVGKLSVSQMQMIEIAKAFSYNAKIVIMDEPTSSLTEKEVNHLFTIIRKLKDRGCGIVYISHKMEEIFQLCDEITILRDGQWIATQSLEGLDMDRIISMMVGRSLSQRFPDRQNVPGEVILEVRNLTSLRQPSIRDISFDLHKGEILGIAGLVGAKRTDIVETLFGIREKVSGTIKLHGKKINNHSANEAINHGFALVTEERRSTGIYAYLDIGFNSLISNIRQYKNKAGLLDTTRMKSDTQWVIDSMRVKTPGHKTSIGSLSGGNQQKVIIGRWLLTNPEILMLDEPTRGIDVGAKFEIYQLITELAKKEKGIIIISSEMPELLGITDRILVMSNGQVAGIVDTKTTSQNEILRLASLHL, from the coding sequence ATGGCCGATATTTCGTTATCTGACACAAAAACAGAAAAGCCAGGTGAATTCCTGCTGGAAATGAGCGGCATTAATAAATCATTCCCAGGCGTTAAGGCGTTAGATAATGTGAATTTAAAAGTGCGTCCGCATTCTATCCATGCCTTAATGGGTGAAAATGGCGCGGGTAAATCCACATTATTAAAATGTCTGTTCGGAATTTACAGCAAAGACTCTGGTACGATTCTTTTTCAGGGACAGGAAGTAAATTTTAAAAGCTCCAAAGAGGCGCTTGAACAAGGTGTGTCGATGGTGCATCAGGAATTAAACCTGGTGTTGCAACGTACCGTCATGGACAACATGTGGCTGGGACGTTATCCGACCAAAGGCATTTTTGTCGATCAGGACAAAATGTACAAAGACACCAAAGCGATTTTTGATGAGCTGGATATCGATATCGATCCGCGTGATAAGGTCGGTAAATTGTCTGTTTCCCAGATGCAGATGATCGAAATCGCCAAGGCGTTTTCCTACAATGCCAAAATCGTCATTATGGACGAACCGACATCTTCCCTGACGGAAAAGGAAGTGAACCACCTGTTCACGATTATCCGTAAGCTGAAAGATCGCGGCTGCGGCATTGTGTATATCTCTCATAAGATGGAAGAAATTTTCCAGCTGTGTGATGAAATCACCATCCTGCGAGACGGTCAGTGGATTGCCACTCAGTCGCTGGAAGGCCTCGACATGGACAGAATCATTTCCATGATGGTCGGTCGTTCACTCAGTCAGCGCTTCCCGGACCGTCAGAACGTGCCGGGTGAAGTGATCCTCGAAGTCCGTAATCTGACCTCACTGCGTCAGCCTTCGATTCGCGATATTTCCTTTGATTTACATAAAGGGGAAATCCTCGGAATTGCCGGTCTGGTCGGTGCGAAACGTACGGATATCGTCGAAACATTATTTGGCATCCGTGAGAAAGTATCCGGAACCATTAAACTGCACGGCAAAAAAATTAACAATCACAGCGCCAATGAAGCCATTAATCATGGTTTTGCGCTGGTGACTGAAGAGCGTCGTTCAACGGGTATTTATGCGTATCTGGATATCGGTTTTAACTCGCTGATTTCGAACATCCGTCAATATAAAAATAAAGCCGGACTGCTCGACACCACCCGTATGAAAAGCGATACCCAGTGGGTTATCGATTCCATGCGGGTGAAAACACCAGGGCATAAAACCAGTATTGGCTCTTTGTCTGGCGGGAACCAGCAAAAAGTCATTATCGGGCGCTGGTTATTAACCAATCCTGAAATATTAATGCTGGATGAACCAACTCGTGGGATTGACGTTGGCGCTAAATTTGAAATTTACCAGTTAATCACCGAGTTGGCTAAAAAAGAGAAGGGGATCATTATTATCTCCTCTGAAATGCCTGAGTTGCTGGGTATTACTGACAGAATATTGGTTATGAGTAATGGACAGGTTGCGGGTATTGTTGACACAAAAACGACTTCGCAGAATGAAATATTACGCCTGGCTTCCTTGCATCTCTAA
- the mglB gene encoding galactose/glucose ABC transporter substrate-binding protein MglB, whose amino-acid sequence MNKKVFTLATLAASMMFGFAAHAADTKIGVTIYKYDDNFMSEVRKAIEKDAKASPDVQLLMNDSQNSQSTQNDQVDVMLAKGVKALAINLVDPAAAPVIIEKARGAGIPVVFYNKEPSRKDLDSYDKAYYVGTDSKESGVIQGELIAKHWKANPAWDLNKDGTIQYVLIKGEPGHPDAEARTKYVISTLNGKEGLKTDQLQLDTAMWDTAQAKDKMDAWLSGPNANKIEVVIANNDAMAMGAVEALKSHNKSSIPVFGVDALPEALALVKSGAMAGTVLNDASNQAKATFELAKNLAEGKSAAEGTSWKVENKVVRIPYVAVDKDNLSTFTK is encoded by the coding sequence ATGAATAAGAAGGTCTTCACCCTGGCGACTCTGGCTGCAAGCATGATGTTTGGTTTTGCCGCGCATGCTGCTGATACTAAAATCGGCGTCACTATCTACAAATATGATGACAACTTCATGTCAGAAGTTCGCAAAGCCATTGAGAAAGACGCAAAAGCGTCTCCAGATGTGCAACTGCTGATGAATGACTCGCAAAACAGCCAGTCCACCCAGAATGACCAGGTTGACGTTATGCTGGCGAAGGGTGTTAAAGCGCTGGCCATCAACCTGGTTGACCCGGCTGCTGCCCCGGTAATTATCGAGAAAGCCCGCGGTGCTGGCATTCCTGTTGTTTTCTATAACAAAGAACCTTCCCGTAAAGATTTAGACAGCTACGACAAAGCGTATTACGTCGGGACTGACTCTAAAGAATCCGGCGTTATCCAGGGTGAGCTGATTGCTAAACACTGGAAAGCTAATCCGGCCTGGGATCTGAACAAAGACGGCACCATCCAGTACGTACTGATCAAAGGTGAGCCGGGTCACCCGGATGCTGAAGCGCGTACTAAATACGTGATCAGCACCCTGAATGGCAAAGAAGGCCTGAAAACTGATCAGCTGCAGCTCGATACCGCCATGTGGGATACCGCTCAGGCGAAAGACAAAATGGACGCATGGTTGTCCGGTCCTAACGCTAACAAAATCGAAGTGGTTATCGCCAACAACGACGCAATGGCGATGGGCGCTGTAGAAGCACTGAAATCTCATAACAAATCCAGCATTCCGGTCTTCGGTGTGGATGCGTTGCCAGAAGCGCTGGCACTGGTTAAATCTGGCGCAATGGCCGGTACCGTGCTGAACGATGCAAGCAACCAGGCTAAAGCAACATTTGAGCTGGCTAAAAATCTGGCTGAAGGCAAGTCCGCAGCAGAGGGCACCAGCTGGAAAGTTGAAAACAAAGTCGTCCGTATTCCTTACGTGGCGGTAGATAAAGATAATCTGTCTACTTTCACGAAATAA
- the galS gene encoding HTH-type transcriptional regulator GalS, which produces MVTIRDVARLAGVSVATVSRVLNNPAIASKEAREQVLQAVATLGYRPNANAQALATQSSDTIGVVVMDVSDPFFGALVKAVDTVAQQHQKYVLIGNSYHIAEKERHAIEVLIRQRCNALIVHSKALGDDELSRFMDQVSGMVLINRVIPGYEHRCVWLDNVSGAEMATRLLLSQGHQRIGYIGSSHGIEDDLQRYQGYSQAMTQAHQSGDAPPAAWRAQSSPDLQGGEAAMVELLGRNLHLSAVFAYNDSMAAGAMAVLKENGINIPDDFSLIGFDDIPIARYTSPKMTTVRYPIVSMATLATELALKGAAEQLSAGVSHCFMPTLVRRHSVSPWQNVAPVTY; this is translated from the coding sequence ATGGTCACCATTCGTGATGTCGCCCGGCTGGCGGGCGTTTCTGTCGCCACCGTTTCACGTGTTCTGAACAATCCGGCAATCGCCAGCAAAGAAGCGCGCGAACAAGTTTTACAGGCGGTCGCCACGCTGGGATACCGGCCAAATGCCAATGCGCAGGCGCTGGCAACACAAAGCAGTGACACCATTGGCGTTGTCGTGATGGACGTTTCCGATCCGTTTTTTGGTGCGCTGGTGAAAGCGGTGGATACCGTTGCACAGCAGCATCAGAAATATGTCCTGATAGGTAACAGCTATCATATTGCCGAAAAAGAAAGGCATGCTATTGAGGTTTTGATTCGACAACGCTGTAACGCGCTGATTGTGCATTCGAAAGCGCTGGGCGATGACGAGCTCTCCCGCTTTATGGATCAGGTTTCCGGCATGGTGCTGATTAACCGGGTTATTCCTGGCTACGAACACCGTTGCGTCTGGCTCGATAACGTCAGCGGAGCGGAAATGGCGACCCGTTTACTGCTTTCTCAGGGTCATCAGCGCATTGGTTATATCGGTTCCAGTCACGGAATCGAAGACGATTTGCAGCGTTATCAGGGTTACTCACAGGCAATGACGCAGGCACATCAGAGCGGTGATGCGCCACCTGCCGCATGGCGGGCGCAAAGTTCGCCGGATCTGCAGGGCGGGGAGGCGGCGATGGTGGAATTGCTAGGCCGTAATTTACATCTGAGTGCGGTGTTTGCGTATAACGATTCGATGGCGGCGGGTGCGATGGCCGTGTTGAAAGAAAACGGAATTAACATTCCAGACGATTTTTCTTTGATTGGTTTTGATGATATTCCGATAGCCCGTTATACCAGTCCGAAGATGACGACGGTGCGCTATCCGATCGTTTCGATGGCAACACTGGCGACCGAACTGGCGCTAAAAGGTGCGGCAGAACAGCTATCTGCGGGCGTATCGCATTGTTTTATGCCGACGCTGGTCAGACGCCATTCGGTGTCACCGTGGCAAAATGTGGCGCCCGTCACTTATTGA
- the yeiB gene encoding DUF418 domain-containing protein YeiB yields the protein MRSRIATLDFARGLAIFGILLLNISAFGLPKAAYLNPAFAGTPSTSDTWTWAVLDVVAQGKFLMMFAMLFGGGLYLLLPRGKHWIQARLSILLLCGFLHATLLWDGDILLSYGLIGLVCWRMVREGRSSQSLISTGIILYLIGVAVLAMLGLISSPKPGSFWLPGPAEIQYEQYWRLKGGWEAIQNRLDLLSSSLLAIGAQYGWELAGAMLIGSGLMRSGWLKGGFRPSHYRKVAAVLLPLSLLIQIPAIYMQYRTGWDYRWSGFLLQVPREIGSLMQAVSYLALCYVFWPQISRWRLTRWVSMIGRMALTNYLLQTLICTTFFNIFGFYQHFDRLQLVALVPLVWACNLLVTLLWLRRFRQGPVEWLWRLLTAKAAGEELKTT from the coding sequence ATGCGCTCACGTATTGCCACGCTCGACTTTGCCCGTGGTCTCGCCATTTTTGGCATTCTTCTGCTCAATATCAGCGCCTTCGGTTTACCGAAAGCCGCTTACCTGAATCCGGCATTTGCCGGTACTCCCTCGACTTCTGATACCTGGACATGGGCGGTGCTCGACGTCGTCGCGCAGGGTAAATTCCTGATGATGTTCGCCATGCTGTTTGGCGGCGGACTGTATTTGTTGCTGCCGCGTGGTAAACACTGGATCCAGGCGCGTCTTTCGATTCTGTTGCTGTGCGGATTTTTACACGCGACCTTGCTGTGGGATGGCGATATTTTGCTGTCTTACGGACTGATCGGTCTGGTGTGCTGGCGGATGGTGCGGGAAGGGCGCAGCAGTCAGTCGCTGATTTCAACGGGCATCATTTTGTATCTGATTGGCGTGGCGGTACTGGCCATGCTCGGGCTTATCAGTTCGCCCAAGCCCGGCAGTTTCTGGCTTCCGGGACCGGCGGAGATTCAATATGAACAATACTGGCGGCTGAAAGGCGGCTGGGAAGCGATTCAGAACCGGCTCGATTTGCTGTCGTCGAGTCTTCTGGCGATCGGGGCGCAATATGGCTGGGAACTGGCGGGCGCAATGCTCATAGGTTCCGGTCTGATGCGCAGCGGCTGGCTGAAAGGCGGGTTTCGTCCCTCGCATTACCGTAAAGTCGCCGCAGTGCTGTTACCGCTTTCATTGCTGATACAAATCCCGGCGATTTATATGCAATATCGCACCGGCTGGGACTACCGCTGGAGTGGTTTTTTATTGCAGGTGCCGCGCGAAATTGGCTCGCTGATGCAGGCCGTCAGCTATCTGGCGCTGTGTTACGTCTTCTGGCCGCAGATCTCCCGCTGGCGACTGACGCGCTGGGTATCAATGATTGGTCGCATGGCGCTGACCAACTATCTGTTACAGACACTCATCTGCACCACCTTCTTCAACATTTTCGGCTTCTACCAGCACTTCGACCGCCTGCAACTGGTCGCGCTGGTGCCGCTGGTCTGGGCATGTAATCTGCTGGTGACGCTGCTGTGGTTGCGCCGTTTCAGGCAGGGGCCGGTGGAATGGTTGTGGCGTCTTTTGACGGCGAAAGCCGCGGGCGAAGAACTGAAAACCACCTGA
- the folE gene encoding GTP cyclohydrolase I FolE, with protein sequence MPILSKEANMVHEALLARGLETPLREALPIDNETRKQRIQEHMTGIMQLLNLDLSDDSLAETPHRIAKMYVDEIFSGLDYANFPKITVIENKMKVDEMVTVRDITLTSTCEHHFVTIDGKATVAYIPKDTVIGLSKINRIVQFFSQRPQVQERLTQQILVALQTLLGTTNVAVSIDAVHYCVKARGVRDATSATTTTSLGGLFKSSQNTRQEFLRTVRHAS encoded by the coding sequence ATGCCAATCCTGAGTAAAGAAGCCAATATGGTTCACGAGGCCCTGTTAGCCCGTGGTCTGGAAACCCCTCTGCGTGAAGCTTTGCCGATCGACAATGAAACGCGCAAGCAGCGGATCCAGGAACATATGACCGGTATCATGCAGCTTCTTAATCTGGATCTTTCCGATGACAGTCTGGCGGAAACGCCGCACCGCATCGCCAAGATGTATGTGGATGAAATCTTCTCCGGGCTCGATTACGCCAACTTCCCGAAAATCACCGTCATCGAAAATAAGATGAAAGTGGATGAAATGGTCACCGTGCGCGATATCACGCTGACCAGCACCTGCGAACACCATTTCGTGACCATCGACGGCAAAGCGACCGTGGCGTATATCCCGAAAGACACCGTGATTGGCTTGTCGAAAATCAACCGCATCGTGCAGTTCTTCTCGCAGCGTCCGCAGGTTCAGGAACGTCTGACCCAGCAGATTCTGGTGGCCTTGCAGACCCTGCTCGGCACCACCAACGTGGCGGTATCCATTGATGCGGTGCATTACTGCGTGAAAGCGCGCGGTGTGCGTGACGCGACCAGCGCAACGACCACGACGTCTCTGGGTGGACTTTTCAAATCCAGCCAGAATACGCGTCAAGAATTTTTAAGAACGGTAAGACACGCCAGCTAA
- a CDS encoding YbfB/YjiJ family MFS transporter, which translates to MAFRIALSGFLAFVVAMGIGRFAFTPQVPLMIAEHQFSLTGAGLVAAFNYLGYLCGAFDGMRASKHLERRLWLGVWGGVVLTLLSAVISGEVLHSIVRFMIGWTSGWAMVMVSAWCNERLAHYGRPALSAAVFAGPGAGIFLSGMLAVGIHSLQLSSAQAWCVYGVLALIFVAIITPNLPRKGDLHRSHVATEPLVMTPALKRLVWSYSLAGFGYILPATFLSQMASARFPDSLFAQFVWPVFGGAAVIGIIIGILTRHRLTTHKRLALTLWAQGLGILCAEVVPGVTGLVLGALLTGGGFLSVVQLALQCSRELAPNHSRYMAGLLTTGYAVGQLFGPVLSAISTALTHQLEPALYVALAGFIIAGALVFRQNR; encoded by the coding sequence ATGGCTTTTCGTATTGCATTAAGTGGTTTTCTGGCTTTTGTGGTCGCGATGGGTATCGGGCGCTTCGCCTTTACGCCGCAGGTTCCTTTAATGATAGCTGAACATCAGTTCAGCCTGACCGGCGCGGGGCTGGTCGCGGCCTTCAACTATCTCGGTTATCTTTGCGGCGCATTCGATGGAATGCGTGCCAGCAAACATCTCGAACGCCGTCTGTGGCTCGGCGTGTGGGGCGGGGTAGTTCTGACGTTATTATCCGCGGTGATTTCCGGCGAAGTGCTGCACAGCATTGTGCGCTTCATGATTGGCTGGACCAGCGGCTGGGCGATGGTGATGGTGTCGGCGTGGTGTAACGAACGGCTGGCGCATTATGGCCGTCCGGCACTGAGTGCGGCGGTATTCGCCGGGCCAGGGGCGGGAATTTTTCTCAGCGGCATGTTAGCGGTCGGTATCCACAGTTTGCAGCTGAGCTCGGCGCAGGCCTGGTGCGTCTACGGCGTGCTGGCGCTGATTTTTGTGGCGATTATCACCCCGAACCTGCCGCGAAAAGGCGATCTGCACCGTTCCCATGTGGCGACGGAACCGCTGGTGATGACGCCTGCGCTGAAACGTCTGGTGTGGAGTTACAGTCTGGCGGGCTTTGGTTACATCCTTCCGGCGACGTTTTTATCGCAAATGGCGAGTGCGCGTTTTCCTGACAGCCTGTTCGCGCAGTTCGTCTGGCCGGTGTTTGGCGGCGCGGCGGTTATCGGTATTATCATTGGTATTCTGACCCGGCACCGCCTGACGACGCATAAACGTCTGGCGCTGACATTATGGGCGCAGGGGCTGGGAATTTTATGTGCGGAAGTGGTGCCTGGCGTGACCGGTCTGGTGCTCGGCGCATTGCTGACCGGCGGCGGTTTCCTCAGCGTGGTTCAGCTCGCTTTGCAGTGCAGCCGTGAACTGGCGCCGAATCACAGCCGTTATATGGCCGGATTGCTGACCACCGGTTACGCCGTGGGTCAGTTATTTGGTCCGGTTCTGTCGGCGATTTCTACCGCGCTGACACATCAGCTGGAGCCTGCGTTGTACGTCGCGCTGGCTGGTTTCATTATTGCAGGGGCGCTGGTCTTCCGGCAGAACCGATAA
- the ptrR gene encoding putrescine utilization regulator PtrR: MDLTQLRMFCCVAETGSLARAAEQLHRVPSNLTTRLRQLELELGTDLFIREKQRIRLSAMGHNFLNYAERILALSDEAMSITHAGEPAGNFALGSMESTAATRLPSLLAAYHQKFPQVALSLVTATSGETIDSVRAGRLAAALVDGPIDFDDINGCISFRERMVVISPLGESPLDVPAGRSGHTVFAFRPSCSYRQRLQGWIKHMNVPVANTMEIQSYHSMMACVASGAGIAMIPRSVLEQLPGHERVEIHEIPDEFADTATWLIWRRDAFSPNVRALKELIIEQNDGVIPLLKHPLAGEHDPALHPTY, from the coding sequence ATGGATCTGACTCAGTTACGGATGTTTTGCTGCGTAGCGGAAACCGGTTCGCTGGCGCGTGCGGCAGAGCAGTTACACCGCGTGCCGTCAAACCTGACCACCCGTTTACGCCAGCTCGAACTCGAACTGGGCACTGATTTGTTCATCCGTGAAAAACAGCGCATCCGCCTTTCCGCGATGGGTCACAACTTCCTTAACTACGCCGAACGTATTCTGGCGCTGAGTGATGAAGCCATGAGCATCACACATGCCGGAGAACCCGCCGGGAATTTCGCGCTGGGCTCGATGGAAAGCACGGCAGCAACGCGTCTGCCTTCGTTGCTGGCGGCCTATCATCAGAAATTCCCGCAGGTGGCATTGTCGCTGGTGACCGCCACGTCCGGCGAAACCATCGACAGCGTGCGTGCGGGACGTCTCGCGGCGGCGCTGGTTGATGGCCCGATCGATTTTGACGACATCAACGGTTGTATCTCTTTTCGCGAACGCATGGTGGTGATCAGTCCGCTGGGTGAATCACCGCTCGACGTGCCCGCGGGTCGCAGCGGTCATACCGTTTTTGCGTTTCGCCCGAGCTGTTCCTACCGCCAGCGTTTGCAGGGCTGGATTAAGCATATGAATGTGCCGGTTGCCAACACAATGGAGATCCAGTCCTATCATTCAATGATGGCCTGTGTCGCCAGTGGCGCGGGTATCGCGATGATCCCGCGTTCGGTACTGGAACAATTGCCCGGGCACGAACGGGTAGAAATTCACGAAATTCCGGATGAGTTCGCCGATACCGCCACCTGGCTTATCTGGCGCAGGGATGCGTTCAGCCCGAATGTCCGGGCGCTGAAAGAACTGATTATCGAACAGAATGACGGTGTGATCCCGTTACTGAAACACCCGCTGGCTGGCGAACATGACCCGGCTTTGCATCCGACGTATTAA
- a CDS encoding S-(hydroxymethyl)glutathione dehydrogenase/class III alcohol dehydrogenase encodes MEMIKTRAAVAWGPNQPLSIEEVDLMPPQKGEVLVRIVATGVCHTDAYTLSGKDPEGVFPAILGHEGGGIVEAVGEGVTSVAVGDHVIPLYTPECGECKFCKSGKTNLCQAIRTTQGKGLMPDGTTRFFKDGKPIFHYMGTSTFSEYTVVPEISLAKINKEAPLEEVCLLGCGVTTGMGAVMNTAKVKKGDTVAIFGLGGIGLSAIIGAVMAGAGRIIGIDLNTSKFDLARKLGATDLINPKDYDKPIQEVIIEMTDGGVDFSFECIGNVNVMRSALECCHKGWGESVIIGVAGAGEEISTRPFQLVTGRVWRGSAFGGVKGRSQLPGIVQRYLDGEFALNDFITHTLPLEEINEAFDLMHEGKSIRTVIHFNK; translated from the coding sequence ATGGAAATGATTAAAACGCGTGCGGCCGTCGCCTGGGGCCCGAATCAACCTCTGTCCATCGAAGAAGTCGATTTGATGCCACCACAAAAAGGCGAAGTGCTGGTGCGTATCGTCGCCACCGGTGTTTGTCATACAGACGCTTACACGCTGTCCGGCAAAGATCCGGAAGGCGTTTTCCCGGCAATCCTCGGTCATGAAGGCGGCGGTATCGTTGAAGCCGTTGGCGAAGGCGTCACCAGCGTGGCCGTCGGCGACCACGTGATCCCGCTGTACACGCCGGAATGTGGCGAGTGTAAGTTCTGTAAATCCGGCAAAACTAACCTGTGTCAGGCGATCCGCACCACACAAGGTAAAGGCCTGATGCCGGACGGCACTACCCGTTTCTTCAAAGACGGCAAGCCGATTTTCCATTACATGGGCACCTCGACCTTCTCCGAATACACGGTTGTTCCTGAAATCTCCCTGGCGAAAATCAACAAAGAAGCGCCGCTGGAAGAAGTGTGTCTGCTCGGTTGCGGCGTGACCACCGGCATGGGCGCGGTAATGAACACGGCTAAAGTCAAAAAAGGCGACACCGTGGCGATCTTCGGTCTGGGTGGCATTGGCCTTTCAGCGATTATCGGCGCAGTGATGGCGGGCGCAGGCCGCATCATCGGTATCGATCTCAACACCAGCAAGTTCGATCTGGCACGTAAACTCGGCGCAACAGATCTGATCAACCCGAAAGATTACGACAAGCCGATTCAGGAAGTGATCATTGAAATGACTGACGGCGGCGTGGACTTCTCCTTTGAATGTATCGGCAACGTCAACGTGATGCGTTCCGCGCTGGAATGCTGCCACAAAGGCTGGGGCGAATCCGTCATTATCGGCGTGGCCGGTGCCGGTGAAGAAATCTCCACCCGTCCGTTCCAGCTGGTGACCGGTCGTGTATGGCGTGGTTCCGCATTTGGTGGCGTGAAAGGCCGCAGCCAGTTGCCGGGCATTGTGCAGCGTTATTTGGACGGTGAGTTCGCCCTGAACGATTTCATCACCCATACCCTGCCGCTGGAAGAAATCAACGAAGCGTTTGACCTGATGCACGAAGGGAAATCTATCCGCACGGTTATTCATTTTAATAAGTAA
- the fghA gene encoding S-formylglutathione hydrolase, translating to MSSSIELLEEHRMFGGWQQRYRHTSASLNCSMTFSIYLPPAKDDAPPPVLYWLSGLTCNDENFTLKAGAQRVAAELGLILVMPDTSPRGEGVANDDGYDLGQGAGFYLNATQSPWAAHYRMYDYLLDELPALISGHFKVSDRQSIFGHSMGGHGALMLALRNPQRFCSVSAFAPIVNPAQVPWGRKAFTAYLGDDESQWLQYDSCHLLSALPADQKTFPILVDQGDDDQFLADQLQPSKLAEIARQRGWPLQLRAQPGYDHSYFTIASFVEDHLRFHAEFLHSGA from the coding sequence ATGAGCAGCTCGATTGAACTACTCGAAGAACACCGGATGTTTGGCGGCTGGCAGCAGCGCTACCGTCATACGTCAGCGAGCCTGAATTGCAGCATGACGTTCAGCATTTATCTGCCACCGGCAAAAGACGATGCACCGCCGCCGGTACTTTACTGGCTGTCGGGCCTGACCTGTAATGATGAAAACTTCACCCTTAAAGCCGGGGCGCAGCGCGTCGCGGCTGAGCTTGGGCTGATTCTGGTGATGCCGGACACCAGCCCGCGCGGTGAAGGTGTCGCCAACGACGACGGTTACGATCTCGGTCAGGGTGCAGGTTTTTACCTGAACGCCACGCAGTCGCCGTGGGCAGCGCATTACCGGATGTACGATTACCTGCTCGATGAGTTACCTGCGCTGATCAGCGGGCATTTCAAGGTCAGCGACCGGCAGTCAATCTTCGGCCATTCGATGGGTGGCCACGGCGCGCTGATGCTGGCGTTGCGTAATCCGCAGCGTTTCTGTTCTGTGTCCGCGTTTGCACCGATTGTGAACCCGGCTCAGGTGCCGTGGGGGCGTAAAGCTTTCACTGCGTATCTGGGGGATGACGAAAGCCAGTGGCTGCAATACGACAGTTGCCACCTGCTGAGTGCATTGCCAGCGGATCAGAAAACGTTCCCGATTTTAGTTGATCAGGGCGACGACGATCAGTTCCTGGCGGATCAGTTGCAGCCGTCAAAGCTGGCAGAAATCGCCCGTCAGCGCGGCTGGCCTTTACAGCTGCGCGCTCAGCCGGGATACGATCACAGTTACTTCACGATTGCCTCGTTTGTGGAAGATCACCTGCGATTCCATGCGGAGTTTTTGCACTCTGGGGCATGA
- the gsiD gene encoding glutathione ABC transporter permease GsiD: MKNWRRNAVLASLPIITPGTAQSQAVRTPWKAFWRRFRRQHIAMIAGAFILLLIVAAIFAPWLVPFDPENYFDYDRLNEGPSLIHWLGVDSLGRDIFSRILMGTRISLTAGVLSVVLGAAIGTVFGLLAGYYEGWWDRITMRVCDVLFAFPGILLAIAVVAVMGNGMSNVIIAVAIFSIPAFARLVRGNTLVLKQQTYIESARSIGASDATILFRHILPGTLSSIVVYFTMRIGTSIITAASLSFLGMGAQPPTPEWGAMLNEARADMVMAPHVAIFPSLAIFLTVLAFNLLGDGLRDALDPKLKN; encoded by the coding sequence ATGAAAAACTGGCGGCGAAATGCCGTACTCGCGAGTTTGCCGATTATCACACCGGGAACTGCGCAATCACAGGCGGTTCGCACACCGTGGAAAGCGTTCTGGCGGCGTTTCCGCAGGCAGCATATTGCGATGATAGCGGGTGCTTTTATCCTGTTACTGATTGTCGCCGCGATTTTTGCGCCGTGGCTGGTGCCGTTTGATCCGGAAAACTATTTCGATTATGACCGTCTGAACGAAGGCCCGTCGCTGATCCACTGGCTCGGCGTGGATTCACTGGGGCGCGATATTTTCAGCCGGATTCTGATGGGCACGCGGATATCACTCACCGCGGGCGTACTTTCTGTGGTGCTCGGCGCAGCGATCGGCACGGTGTTCGGATTACTGGCCGGATACTACGAAGGCTGGTGGGACCGTATCACCATGCGCGTTTGCGACGTGCTGTTTGCCTTCCCCGGTATTCTGCTGGCGATTGCCGTGGTGGCGGTGATGGGCAACGGTATGTCGAACGTGATCATCGCGGTCGCTATCTTCAGTATCCCGGCATTCGCACGTCTTGTTCGCGGCAACACGCTGGTGCTCAAACAGCAAACCTATATTGAATCGGCGCGCAGTATCGGCGCATCCGACGCGACAATTTTGTTCCGTCATATTCTGCCGGGCACGTTGTCATCAATCGTGGTGTATTTCACCATGCGTATCGGCACATCGATTATCACCGCTGCCAGCCTGTCGTTCCTCGGAATGGGCGCACAGCCGCCAACGCCGGAGTGGGGCGCGATGCTCAACGAGGCCCGCGCCGATATGGTCATGGCGCCGCACGTGGCAATATTCCCAAGTCTGGCGATATTCCTGACCGTACTGGCGTTTAATTTGCTGGGGGATGGGTTAAGGGATGCGCTGGATCCGAAATTGAAGAATTGA